The proteins below are encoded in one region of Silene latifolia isolate original U9 population chromosome 2, ASM4854445v1, whole genome shotgun sequence:
- the LOC141643149 gene encoding putative carboxylesterase 17: protein MALSLNNSRLSLNTGKSHGPLVEEIEGLIRVYKDGHVERPAIIPSVPCKISPELKVTARDITLDRYTNLWARIYVPQHGPGKLPLLVYFHGGGFCVGSASWSCYHDFLSNLASKAGCLIMSVNYHLAPETRLPGAYEDGFNTVMWLKHQVASRSNEHSWWLNYWEFGLGFFLGGDSAGANIAHNVSLRIGIEPSIIRPLCHKGTILIQPFFGGEVRTSSEKAPQNPYSVLSLSASDTYWRLSLPLGTNRDHPWCNPLGKGAAKLGGHAIPATMLCVSDMDILMDRNIEFYKTMVNAGKAVKMMIYKGVGHAFQILDNSPVSAGRTQEMMSHLKSFINS, encoded by the coding sequence ATGGCTCTTTCTCTAAACAACTCGAGGCTAAGCCTCAATACAGGCAAAAGCCATGGCCCTCTAGTGGAAGAGATAGAAGGGCTAATAAGGGTGTACAAAGACGGTCACGTTGAGAGACCGGCCATCATCCCAAGTGTCCCTTGCAAGATCTCACCTGAGCTCAAGGTGACAGCAAGGGACATAACCCTAGACAGGTACACTAACCTGTGGGCCCGCATCTATGTCCCACAACATGGGCCAGGGAAGCTCCCTCTGCTAGTCTACTTCCATGGTGGTGGCTTCTGTGTGGGTTCCGCATCATGGAGCTGTTACCATGATTTCCTGTCCAATCTGGCATCCAAAGCAGGCTGCCTGATAATGTCTGTAAATTACCATCTTGCCCCTGAAACCCGTCTCCCAGGTGCCTATGAGGATGGGTTCAACACCGTTATGTGGTTAAAACACCAAGTGGCAAGTCGGTCCAACGAGCATTCTTGGTGGCTAAATTATTGGGAGTTTGGACTAGGGTTCTTCCTAGGAGGAGATAGTGCCGGGGCCAATATAGCTCATAATGTCAGTCTAAGAATCGGGATAGAACCCTCCATTATAAGACCATTGTGTCATAAGGGCACTATATTAATCCAACCTTTTTTTGGAGGGGAGGTAAGAACTTCATCAGAGAAGGCACCTCAGAATCCATACTCAGTACTTAGCTTATCAGCATCTGATACATACTGGCGCTTATCACTACCCCTAGGTACAAACCGAGATCATCCTTGGTGTAATCCTCTGGGAAAAGGTGCAGCTAAACTAGGGGGTCATGCAATTCCGGCTACGATGTTGTGTGTATCAGACATGGATATCTTGATGGATAGGAACATTGAGTTTTACAAGACCATGGTTAACGCAGGAAAAGCTGTGAAAATGATGATTTATAAGGGCGTAGGCCATGCATTTCAAATCCTTGATAATTCTCCAGTCTCCGCTGGTCGCACTCAAGAAATGATGTCTCACTTAAAGAGTTTCATCAATTCCTGA
- the LOC141643150 gene encoding V-type proton ATPase subunit e2-like, with protein sequence MGFLVTSLIFLVIGVIASLCTRICYNRGPSANLFHLTLVITATVCCWMMWAIVYLAQLKPLINPILSEAD encoded by the exons ATGGGGTTTTTGGTAACATCCTTAATATTCTTAGTGATTGGAGTAATTGCTTCACTTTGCACTAGAATTTGTTATAATCGTGGCCCTTCTGCCAATCt GTTTCATCTGACATTGGTTATTACAGCAACAGTTTGCTGTTGGATGAT GTGGGCTATTGTATATCTGGCACAGTTGAAGCCTCTCATCAACCCAATATTGAGCGAGGCTGACTGA